Part of the Paracoccus sp. S3-43 genome, CGTGCAGCACATGGCTTTCGCCATACCAGGCTTGCAGCCCGGCGGTTTCCAGAAGCGGGGCCGTCATTCCTCGGTTCCCATATAGGCGATGCGGACGCGGGGATCGGCGGACACGGTGGCATAGTCGCCGGTCGCGATGATCTCTCCGCGTTGCAGGACGGTGACGTGGTGGCAGATGTCGGCGACCACGTTCAGGTTATGCTCGACCATCAGCACGGCGCGGGTGCGGGCCACGTCGCGGATGATCTCGGCCACCATCCGCACGTCTTCCTGTCCCATCCCGGCCATCGGCTCGTCCAGCAGCAGAACCTCAGGGTCGAGCGCCAGTGTCGTGGCGATCTCCAGCACGCGCTTGCGGCCATAGGACAGGTCGGCGGCGCGGTGGTCACGGTAAGGCGTCAGGCCCAGGTGGTCGATCAGCTCATCGGCGCGCCCGTTCAGCCGGTCCAGCGAGGACAAGGGTTTCCAGAACTGCACCGCCAGCCCCGCCGGGCGCTGCAAGGCGACCTTGACGTTCTCGCGCACCGTCAGATGCGGAAACACGGCGGAAATCTGGAACGACCGCACCAGCCCCATCCGCGCCACCCTGTCGGGCCGGGTCCGGGTGATGTCCTGGCCCAGCAGCGTGATTTTGCCGCGCGTCGGTTGCAAAAACTTGGTCAGCAGGTTGAACACCGTGGTCTTGCCCGCCCCATTGGGGCCGATCAGCGCGTGGATGCGCGCATGTTCCACATCCAGATCGACATTGTTGACAGCGGTGAACCCGGCGAAATCCTTGCCGAGACCGCGGGCGGAAAGCACCACCCGCGGTTCGGGTTGCGTCATGGCTGGCGCAATGCTCATCGGCAGGCCTTACTGGGAGACCAGCGGGCAGCCGCTTTGCGCCGGGTCGATGAAGGCTTCGGCGCCGGGGATCGTGGCCAGGACGTTGTAGTAATCCCAATCCTCGGTGATCTCGGCGGGGGCCTTCACCTCCATCAGGTAGACGTCCTTGATCAGGCGACCGTTGGCGCCGACCTTGCCGTCCTGCGCGAACACGTCGTTGACCGGCAGTTCGTGCAGCTTGGCGGCGACGGCTTCGGTTTCGTCCGAGCCTGCGGCCACGATCGCCTTCAGATAGGACGTGACCGCCGAATAGGTGCCCGCATGGACCATGTTCGGCATCGACCCGGTGCGTTCGAAGAAGCGGCGGCCGAACTCCTCGGATTCGGGGTTGCGCTTCCAATAGAAGCTTTCGGTCAGGTTCAGGCCCTGCGCGGCCTCGATCCCCAGGCCGTGAACGTCGGCCAGCGTGAACAGCAGCGCCGCCAGCTTCTGCCCGCCCTGGGTGATGCCGAACTCGGCCGCCTGCTTGATGGCGTTCTGCGTGTCGGCGCCCGCATTGGCCAGGCCGATCACCTTGGCGCCCGAGGATTGCGCCTGCAACAGGAAGGACGAGAAGTCGGTGGAGGCCAGCGGATGGCGGACCGATCCGACCACGGTGCCGCCATGTTCCTTGACGAAATTGCCGGTGTTTTCCTCGAGCGAATAGCCGAAGGCATAATCGGCGGTCAGGAAAAACCAGCTGTCGCCGCCCTCTTTCACCAGGGCGCCGCCGGTGCCCACCGCAAGCGCGTGGGTGTCATAGGCCCAGTGGAAGCCATATGGCGAACATTGCGCGCCGGTCAGTTCGGTCGTCGCGGCGCCGGTGTTGATGGTGATCTTCTTTTCCTCGACGCTCAGCGCCTGCACGGCAAGGCCGACGGAGGAGGTCGTCAGCTCCATGATGGAATCGACCTGTTCGTTGTCATACCACTGCCGCGCGATGTTCGACGCGATGTCGGGCTTGTTCTGGTGGTCGGCGGTCACCACCTCGATGGGCGCGTCCAGCACCTTGCCGCCGAAATCCTCGACCGCCATCAGCGCGGCTTCATAGGAATTCTTGCCGCCGAAATCGGAATAGACGCCCGACTGGTCGTTCAGGATGCCGATCCTGACCTTGCCGTCCGACACTTCGGCCACTGCGGGCGCGGCCAACAGGCCGACGGATGCGGCCGACAACAAAAGTTTACGCATTCAACCTCCCTTAGGCACAACCCTGCGACACCGCGGTCGATGCCGCAGGCCGGGATGATGTCCTGTTCCTGATGACGACAGCCTCTCCTCCAGCGGTCGTTCGGCCAAAGGATGACCCCAAAGTCACTTTGACACAAGCGTTCAACACGGTCTAATTTCGTTCAGGTTCTGAACATATCTGAACAATGGCCGCGCTGTCCTGGGACGATCTTCAATTCTTCCTGTCCGTCGCCCGCGAAGGACAGTTGTCGCGGGCGGCCCGGATGCTGGGCACCTCGCATGTCACCGTGTCGCGCCGCATCGACCGGCTGGAACAGGCGCTGAACACCCGGCTGTTCGAACGCAACCCGCGCGGCTACGAACTGACCCCGGCAGGCCGGCGCCTGGTCGACACGGCCGAGCGGATGGAGGAGGCCGCCGACCAGATCCCCGTCGACCAGGGCAGCGCGTCGCGTCAGGCGGGGCCGCTGCGCCTGGCGGCGCCCGAAGGCTTCGCCAGCCTGTTTTCCCAGCATCTGTGGCCCGATTTCATCGCGCAATTCCCGCTGATCTCGCTGGAACTGGTCACCATGCCGCAGATCCTCTCCCTGTCGCG contains:
- a CDS encoding ABC transporter substrate-binding protein: MRKLLLSAASVGLLAAPAVAEVSDGKVRIGILNDQSGVYSDFGGKNSYEAALMAVEDFGGKVLDAPIEVVTADHQNKPDIASNIARQWYDNEQVDSIMELTTSSVGLAVQALSVEEKKITINTGAATTELTGAQCSPYGFHWAYDTHALAVGTGGALVKEGGDSWFFLTADYAFGYSLEENTGNFVKEHGGTVVGSVRHPLASTDFSSFLLQAQSSGAKVIGLANAGADTQNAIKQAAEFGITQGGQKLAALLFTLADVHGLGIEAAQGLNLTESFYWKRNPESEEFGRRFFERTGSMPNMVHAGTYSAVTSYLKAIVAAGSDETEAVAAKLHELPVNDVFAQDGKVGANGRLIKDVYLMEVKAPAEITEDWDYYNVLATIPGAEAFIDPAQSGCPLVSQ
- a CDS encoding ABC transporter ATP-binding protein, which codes for MAPAMTQPEPRVVLSARGLGKDFAGFTAVNNVDLDVEHARIHALIGPNGAGKTTVFNLLTKFLQPTRGKITLLGQDITRTRPDRVARMGLVRSFQISAVFPHLTVRENVKVALQRPAGLAVQFWKPLSSLDRLNGRADELIDHLGLTPYRDHRAADLSYGRKRVLEIATTLALDPEVLLLDEPMAGMGQEDVRMVAEIIRDVARTRAVLMVEHNLNVVADICHHVTVLQRGEIIATGDYATVSADPRVRIAYMGTEE